A single window of Streptomyces xanthii DNA harbors:
- a CDS encoding TetR/AcrR family transcriptional regulator, translating to METTGQGRSARKHQAIMEAATAVFMEKGYAGTSMDDIARLAAVSKQTVYKHFSDKEKLFAAIVLATTDRLDTTIDLLADIPTDAANLEENLTRLARDFLTSLTHPQVIQLRRLIIANADVFPDLGTEWYQRGFERGLATLAATFQRLTDEGLLHIDDTLLAANHFSGLLLWIPVNQAMFTGRTQHTDADLDRYAIAGTRAFLAAYR from the coding sequence ATGGAGACCACCGGACAGGGCCGCTCGGCCCGCAAGCACCAGGCGATCATGGAGGCCGCGACCGCGGTGTTCATGGAGAAGGGCTACGCCGGCACGAGCATGGACGACATCGCGAGACTGGCCGCGGTGTCCAAGCAGACCGTCTACAAGCACTTCTCCGACAAGGAGAAGCTGTTCGCCGCCATCGTCCTGGCGACCACCGACCGCCTCGACACCACGATCGACCTGCTGGCCGACATCCCCACAGACGCCGCGAACCTGGAGGAGAACCTCACCCGGCTCGCCCGCGACTTCCTGACCAGCCTCACGCACCCCCAGGTCATCCAGCTCCGGCGCCTGATCATCGCCAACGCCGACGTCTTCCCCGACCTCGGCACCGAGTGGTACCAGCGCGGCTTCGAACGAGGGCTCGCCACCCTCGCCGCCACCTTCCAACGCCTCACCGACGAGGGACTCCTCCACATCGACGACACACTCCTGGCCGCCAACCACTTCTCCGGACTCCTGCTGTGGATCCCGGTCAACCAGGCCATGTTCACCGGCCGCACCCAGCACACCGACGCCGACCTCGACCGCTACGCCATCGCAGGCACCCGCGCCTTCCTCGCCGCCTACCGCTGA